A genome region from Candidatus Hydrogenedentota bacterium includes the following:
- a CDS encoding tetratricopeptide repeat protein, whose amino-acid sequence MSRSTGAGILACVLALLVMQSAQAQWRWTPQTGRWVNIKNLPKETPELQVEYARSLFMKERYKEAYRETEKFEEFYGDTEYADDNQFLRGEIRLAQGKHLAAAREFQQVVANYPDTDLFDAVISKQYEIGDDLYQQGTARADRWWPLFRERPLKRAAEVYGMVIRNQPFTPEAAEAQYKVGLCHYAREGYVEAAYEYRRVVEDYSGSEWVDEASEGLAMCYYRMSLPAAYDQGPSELAINAIDDFKVRFPGDARVADLDAKRVEMREGIASQRLQSAQFYERRREFASARLYYEIVVAEYGETEAGKTAQTWLDEHPMVESPFSKGIGREKRK is encoded by the coding sequence ATGTCGAGGAGCACAGGTGCGGGCATCCTGGCGTGCGTGCTGGCATTGCTGGTCATGCAGAGCGCACAGGCCCAGTGGCGTTGGACGCCCCAAACCGGGCGTTGGGTCAACATCAAGAATCTGCCGAAAGAAACGCCGGAACTGCAGGTGGAGTATGCGCGCAGTCTCTTCATGAAGGAACGGTACAAGGAGGCTTACCGCGAGACGGAAAAATTCGAGGAGTTTTACGGGGACACGGAATACGCGGACGATAACCAGTTCCTTCGGGGCGAGATCCGTCTGGCGCAGGGCAAACACCTGGCCGCGGCGCGCGAGTTTCAGCAGGTGGTGGCGAATTATCCCGACACGGACCTCTTTGACGCGGTTATTTCGAAACAGTACGAAATTGGCGACGACCTCTATCAGCAGGGGACGGCGCGCGCGGACCGTTGGTGGCCGTTGTTCCGGGAACGTCCGCTGAAACGGGCGGCGGAGGTCTACGGGATGGTGATTCGCAATCAGCCGTTCACGCCTGAGGCCGCGGAAGCGCAATATAAGGTGGGGTTGTGCCACTATGCGCGCGAGGGCTATGTCGAGGCGGCATATGAATACCGGCGGGTCGTGGAAGACTATTCGGGTTCCGAGTGGGTCGACGAGGCGAGCGAAGGCTTGGCGATGTGCTATTACAGGATGTCGTTGCCGGCGGCCTATGACCAGGGACCCAGTGAGCTCGCCATCAATGCCATAGATGATTTCAAGGTCCGCTTTCCAGGGGATGCCAGGGTCGCCGACCTGGATGCAAAGCGGGTCGAGATGCGGGAAGGCATCGCATCGCAGCGGCTTCAGTCGGCACAGTTCTACGAGCGGCGCCGGGAATTCGCCTCGGCGCGGCTGTACTATGAAATTGTTGTAGCGGAGTATGGCGAGACGGAAGCGGGAAAGACCGCTCAGACATGGCTGGACGAACACCCCATGGTGGAGAGTCCGTTCAGCAAGGGCATTGGCCGCGAGAAACGGAAATAG
- a CDS encoding transcriptional regulator, with amino-acid sequence MTDLDRTIHEPARLRILTLLSGVDAVDFNFLLSTLGLTKGNLSSHMDKLERVGYVEVEKSFNGRIPHTEFRITGEGRSALREYWQGIDAIRAMRDLPERGDTAPESPPGEPERS; translated from the coding sequence ATGACGGACCTGGACCGCACGATCCACGAACCGGCCCGGCTCCGGATACTCACGCTTCTATCCGGCGTGGACGCAGTGGATTTCAATTTCCTGCTGAGTACGCTCGGTCTTACGAAGGGCAACCTTTCTTCGCATATGGACAAGCTGGAGAGGGTGGGATACGTCGAGGTCGAGAAGAGTTTCAACGGCCGGATTCCCCACACGGAGTTCCGCATTACGGGCGAAGGCCGTTCCGCGCTGCGTGAGTACTGGCAGGGCATCGACGCCATACGCGCCATGCGCGACTTGCCGGAACGGGGCGACACAGCGCCTGAAAGCCCGCCAGGCGAGCCTGAACGTTCTTGA
- the holA gene encoding DNA polymerase III subunit delta produces the protein MLVQEFLEQFDPGQAPPVVLFCPGVGKGRNPTFEPVLAQRAAAAIADAFVESSLRDFAYALFYADETDAGAVVLEAQTLPFLAPRRVVEVRNAEAYETESRGKALHAYLADPNDATVMVLIASEVDRRLKFFKACQRVGAIIECPELEKRQLEAEVHTELRKRHKEIARDAVDELLQRAGSRLGDVQNAVQVVADFAGGKERIALSDVVDACADIAEEAVWALTDAIATSQMGAAVAHLRRLLSFGKHPDEIMGTLNWLLKSAYAVLTPDGGAKLTPFLAKKVKPLAEKLGCAKMRDAFALCTETQFMMRSTGVDPELALELLVIKLSAPGRAAKRAARAKPEGR, from the coding sequence GTGCTGGTTCAAGAGTTCCTAGAGCAGTTTGACCCCGGGCAGGCGCCGCCCGTGGTGCTCTTCTGTCCAGGTGTGGGCAAGGGCCGCAATCCCACCTTCGAACCCGTGCTCGCGCAGCGGGCCGCTGCGGCAATCGCCGACGCCTTCGTGGAATCTTCCCTGCGCGACTTCGCCTATGCCCTGTTTTACGCGGATGAAACGGACGCCGGCGCCGTAGTGCTCGAAGCGCAGACCCTGCCGTTTCTGGCGCCGCGCCGCGTCGTCGAAGTGCGCAACGCCGAAGCCTATGAGACGGAATCGCGCGGGAAGGCGCTGCATGCGTATCTGGCGGACCCGAACGATGCCACCGTGATGGTGCTCATAGCCTCGGAGGTTGACCGCCGTCTCAAGTTTTTCAAGGCATGTCAGCGCGTGGGCGCCATCATTGAATGCCCGGAACTGGAGAAGCGCCAGCTTGAAGCCGAGGTGCACACCGAACTGCGCAAGCGGCATAAGGAAATCGCCAGAGACGCCGTAGACGAACTGCTGCAGCGCGCGGGCAGCCGTCTTGGGGATGTCCAAAACGCTGTCCAGGTGGTAGCCGACTTCGCGGGCGGCAAGGAGCGGATCGCGCTTTCCGATGTGGTCGATGCCTGTGCCGACATCGCGGAGGAGGCGGTCTGGGCGCTGACCGATGCTATCGCTACATCACAGATGGGCGCCGCTGTCGCGCACCTGCGTCGGCTGCTTTCCTTCGGCAAGCATCCGGACGAAATCATGGGTACGCTCAACTGGCTGCTGAAGTCCGCGTATGCGGTCTTGACGCCGGATGGCGGCGCCAAGCTGACCCCCTTTCTGGCGAAGAAGGTCAAGCCCCTTGCCGAGAAGCTGGGTTGCGCAAAAATGCGGGACGCGTTCGCCCTGTGTACGGAAACGCAGTTCATGATGCGCAGCACGGGCGTCGATCCGGAACTGGCGCTCGAATTGCTCGTGATCAAGCTGTCGGCGCCGGGGCGTGCCGCGAAACGAGCGGCGCGCGCGAAACCAGAGGGCCGCTGA
- the tatA gene encoding twin-arginine translocase TatA/TatE family subunit, which yields MTWGPWELFIILAIVLVLFGGGKLAGVGKSLGTAVSEFKSAVKEVDETDKDKPEQKKDA from the coding sequence ATGACCTGGGGTCCGTGGGAATTGTTCATCATTCTGGCGATCGTGTTGGTCCTGTTCGGCGGCGGCAAGCTGGCTGGCGTAGGCAAGTCGCTTGGCACGGCCGTGTCCGAGTTCAAATCGGCCGTTAAAGAAGTGGACGAGACCGACAAAGACAAGCCGGAACAAAAGAAAGACGCGTGA
- a CDS encoding LptE family protein, which produces MTHRTQWAVLAALTGAALAGCGYTTESTLPAKYQTVFVSSFKDMSPQYDLQAPLTNAIVRKFVTDGRLDVANRENADLLLEGTILDYRMKGLTFDQADNVTQFLVVVAAAARLTDKETGEVLWEEPLLAGETTYYTRAAGQSSDRLRGNSEAFLPTVRSFSTEEENRAASEALEQLASDIFYRTVEPW; this is translated from the coding sequence GTGACACACAGGACGCAATGGGCAGTGCTGGCCGCGCTGACAGGCGCGGCGCTTGCGGGTTGCGGTTACACGACCGAGAGCACGCTGCCTGCAAAGTATCAGACGGTGTTTGTGTCTTCGTTCAAGGACATGAGCCCGCAATATGACCTGCAAGCCCCCTTGACCAACGCTATCGTGCGCAAGTTCGTCACGGACGGGCGCCTCGATGTCGCGAATCGCGAGAACGCGGATTTGCTGCTCGAAGGCACTATTCTCGATTACAGGATGAAGGGCCTGACCTTTGACCAGGCGGACAATGTCACCCAGTTTCTTGTAGTCGTAGCCGCGGCGGCGCGTCTCACCGACAAGGAGACCGGGGAGGTGCTTTGGGAAGAGCCGCTGCTGGCGGGCGAGACCACGTACTATACGCGCGCGGCGGGACAATCGTCTGACCGGTTGCGGGGCAACTCCGAGGCTTTTCTGCCGACTGTGCGGTCGTTCTCGACGGAAGAAGAAAACCGGGCCGCCTCCGAAGCGCTTGAGCAATTGGCATCCGACATCTTTTACCGAACGGTGGAGCCTTGGTGA